One window of the Amycolatopsis mediterranei genome contains the following:
- a CDS encoding TetR/AcrR family transcriptional regulator, with protein MSEGLRDRKKHETRRTISAVATRLFIRNGFEDVTIADIAAEARVAKMTVTNHFPRKEDLVFDIREDFTSWPAALIRDSVFHDTRELYFEALGAEHALVGFSGPGFVRMIKESPILTNALHEMHRERETALVDLLIRRHPEEELSPTLAAAHLATVLRVLFQEVFDRTLENEKAIVEELWPIAEQAFDQLEPAYGGY; from the coding sequence ATGAGCGAGGGACTCCGCGACCGGAAGAAGCACGAGACCAGGAGAACCATCTCCGCCGTGGCCACGCGGCTGTTCATCCGCAACGGCTTCGAGGACGTGACGATCGCGGACATCGCCGCCGAGGCGCGGGTCGCCAAGATGACCGTGACGAACCACTTCCCGCGCAAGGAAGACCTGGTCTTCGACATCCGGGAAGACTTCACCTCCTGGCCCGCCGCCCTGATCCGCGACAGCGTCTTCCACGACACGCGCGAGCTCTACTTCGAAGCGCTGGGCGCCGAACACGCGCTGGTCGGTTTCTCCGGCCCCGGCTTCGTGCGGATGATCAAGGAGAGCCCGATCCTGACGAACGCGCTGCACGAGATGCACCGCGAGCGCGAGACGGCGCTCGTCGACCTCCTCATCCGCCGCCACCCCGAAGAAGAACTCAGCCCCACGCTCGCCGCCGCCCACCTGGCGACGGTCCTGCGCGTGCTCTTCCAGGAGGTCTTCGACCGGACCCTCGAGAACGAAAAAGCGATCGTCGAGGAGCTCTGGCCGATCGCGGAACAGGCGTTCGACCAGCTGGAACCGGCCTACGGCGGCTACTAG
- a CDS encoding carbohydrate-binding protein, producing MPHSRRLALGAVLGAALIAIPLTIPAAASIPPPEPGWTTVFADDFTGGAGSLPSSANWIVDTGHSYPGGPGNWGTGEIQNYTASSGNLAQDGSGNLRITPLRDGAGNWTSARIETQRTDFKPPAGGVMRIESRIQMPNVTGAAALGYWPAFWALGGPYRGNWWNWPAIGEFDIMENVNGLNSVWGVLHCGVNPGGPCNETTGLPNNRACPGSSCQSAFHTYRFEWDASSSPQVLRWLVDGQQFHSVSQNQLDATTWANMTTHQGYFVLLNVAIGGAFPNNNSGTTTPGPGIVPGHPMVVDYVTVTTRGGGGTTTPPTTTTTPPSGGSSAYRTIQAESYSRQSGLITEATTDTGGGQNVAAVANGDWALYPGVDFGGSAATNFQARVASGAAGGVSGLVEVRLDSRSNAPIGSFAVANTGGWQSWRTVPANIGAVTGVHDVYLTFTSGQPADFVNLNWFTFVH from the coding sequence ATGCCCCACTCCCGCAGACTCGCCCTCGGTGCCGTGCTGGGTGCCGCGCTCATCGCCATCCCGCTGACCATCCCCGCCGCCGCGTCGATCCCGCCACCCGAGCCGGGCTGGACGACGGTGTTCGCCGACGACTTCACCGGCGGCGCCGGCTCGCTCCCCTCGAGCGCGAACTGGATCGTCGACACCGGCCACAGCTACCCCGGCGGCCCCGGCAACTGGGGGACCGGGGAGATCCAGAACTACACGGCGAGCAGCGGCAACCTCGCGCAGGACGGCAGCGGCAACCTCCGCATCACGCCGTTGCGCGACGGCGCGGGTAACTGGACGTCGGCGCGGATCGAGACCCAGCGCACCGACTTCAAGCCCCCGGCGGGCGGCGTCATGCGGATCGAAAGCCGGATCCAGATGCCGAACGTGACCGGGGCGGCCGCGCTCGGCTACTGGCCCGCGTTCTGGGCCCTCGGCGGCCCCTACCGCGGCAACTGGTGGAACTGGCCCGCCATCGGCGAGTTCGACATCATGGAGAACGTCAACGGGCTCAACTCCGTCTGGGGCGTCCTGCACTGCGGCGTCAACCCGGGCGGTCCGTGCAACGAGACCACCGGCCTGCCGAACAACCGGGCGTGCCCCGGGAGCAGCTGCCAGTCGGCCTTCCACACCTACCGCTTCGAATGGGACGCGAGCAGCAGCCCGCAGGTCCTGCGCTGGCTCGTCGACGGGCAGCAGTTCCACTCGGTGAGCCAGAACCAGCTCGACGCGACGACCTGGGCGAACATGACCACGCACCAGGGCTACTTCGTGCTGCTGAACGTCGCCATCGGCGGCGCCTTCCCCAACAACAACTCCGGCACGACCACGCCGGGGCCGGGGATCGTGCCCGGGCACCCGATGGTCGTCGACTACGTCACGGTGACCACCCGCGGCGGCGGCGGCACGACGACCCCGCCGACCACGACCACCACTCCGCCGTCCGGTGGCAGCAGCGCCTACCGCACCATCCAGGCGGAGTCGTACAGCCGGCAATCCGGTCTGATCACGGAGGCCACCACGGACACCGGCGGCGGCCAGAACGTCGCCGCGGTGGCCAACGGCGACTGGGCCCTCTATCCGGGAGTCGACTTCGGCGGCAGCGCGGCGACGAACTTCCAGGCGCGCGTGGCGTCCGGGGCCGCGGGCGGGGTCAGCGGGCTGGTCGAGGTGCGGCTCGACAGCCGGTCCAACGCGCCCATCGGCAGCTTCGCGGTGGCGAACACCGGCGGCTGGCAGAGCTGGCGGACCGTCCCGGCGAACATCGGCGCGGTCACCGGCGTGCACGACGTCTACCTGACCTTCACCAGCGGCCAGCCGGCCGACTTCGTGAACCTCAACTGGTTCACGTTCGTGCATTGA
- a CDS encoding rhodanese-like domain-containing protein, with protein sequence MGIVVSPAELPTAEVRDLPKDGLVLLDVREDDEWAAGHAPGAVHIPMGELPVRVDELADLPDDQPIHVICRSGGRSARAAAWLNQSGWDAVNVAGGMGAWQREGRPMVGEHPGIEPEVI encoded by the coding sequence ATGGGAATCGTGGTGAGCCCTGCTGAACTGCCGACCGCCGAGGTCCGCGACCTGCCCAAGGACGGCCTCGTGCTGCTCGACGTCCGCGAAGACGACGAGTGGGCCGCCGGGCACGCGCCCGGCGCGGTGCACATCCCGATGGGAGAGCTGCCCGTCCGCGTCGACGAGCTGGCCGATCTGCCCGACGACCAGCCGATCCACGTGATCTGCCGCAGCGGCGGCCGGTCCGCGCGGGCGGCCGCCTGGCTCAACCAGAGCGGCTGGGACGCGGTGAACGTCGCCGGCGGCATGGGCGCGTGGCAGCGCGAAGGCCGTCCGATGGTCGGCGAGCACCCCGGCATCGAACCCGAAGTGATCTAG
- a CDS encoding DUF4328 domain-containing protein codes for MHPGQPPAGQPYPPGYWPRQAPPPTAQQLQGRTLAAQPEPYPYHRRPVHRPKLRWVATPPPGAWPRRRVVAPEPYLGPPSYPVPPRWGFPNLVWRRPTSVPGTASDEVRPIDRVPVLSRSVVVVLFAFAALAVAAASAEIWRYVLLVQGRESALSRSVVAFSDGFVLTAGLLASILALLPAGLSLWWLLVARQAAADVSGDDPPRPVWQVLVGVLVPVANLPLALSVVGELEHAVLGRSRDVRPKPSRRVLVWWGAWLLNWVLLGVSICWRFRDDVQSMADSVVLVAVTDLSAAALAVMTALVVQRFSALLAPSEALAVREMRVLKVRGAPEPELRASRPAGAAR; via the coding sequence TTGCACCCGGGGCAGCCTCCCGCCGGGCAGCCGTACCCGCCCGGGTACTGGCCGCGCCAGGCGCCGCCGCCGACGGCCCAGCAGCTGCAGGGCCGGACGCTGGCCGCCCAGCCGGAGCCGTACCCCTACCACCGCCGTCCGGTGCACCGGCCGAAGCTGCGCTGGGTGGCCACCCCGCCGCCCGGAGCGTGGCCGCGCCGCCGCGTCGTGGCGCCCGAGCCGTACCTGGGCCCGCCGTCGTACCCGGTGCCGCCGCGCTGGGGGTTCCCGAACCTGGTCTGGCGCCGTCCGACGTCGGTGCCCGGCACGGCGTCCGACGAGGTCCGCCCGATCGACCGGGTGCCGGTGCTCAGCCGCAGCGTGGTCGTCGTCCTGTTCGCGTTCGCGGCGCTCGCCGTGGCCGCGGCGAGCGCGGAGATCTGGCGGTACGTGCTGCTCGTCCAGGGCCGCGAATCCGCGCTGTCCCGCTCGGTGGTGGCGTTCTCCGACGGCTTCGTGCTCACCGCGGGCCTGCTCGCCTCGATCCTCGCGCTGCTGCCCGCCGGGCTGTCGCTCTGGTGGTTGCTGGTCGCGCGCCAGGCGGCGGCGGACGTGTCGGGCGACGACCCGCCCCGCCCGGTGTGGCAGGTGCTGGTCGGCGTCCTCGTGCCGGTGGCGAACCTGCCGCTGGCGCTGTCGGTCGTCGGCGAACTCGAGCACGCGGTGCTGGGCCGCTCGCGGGACGTCCGGCCGAAGCCGTCGCGCCGGGTGCTCGTGTGGTGGGGCGCCTGGCTGCTCAACTGGGTTCTGCTGGGGGTGTCGATCTGCTGGCGTTTCCGCGACGACGTGCAGTCGATGGCCGACAGCGTCGTCCTGGTCGCGGTGACCGACCTTTCCGCGGCCGCGCTGGCGGTGATGACGGCCTTGGTGGTGCAGCGGTTCTCCGCGCTGCTGGCGCCGTCGGAGGCCCTTGCCGTGCGCGAGATGCGCGTGCTGAAGGTCCGGGGTGCGCCTGAGCCGGAGCTGCGGGCTTCGCGGCCGGCCGGCGCGGCGCGCTAG
- a CDS encoding S49 family peptidase, whose product MSVTDKLASRIPVLADRVERKDVVAVVKLHGVITPSPSPLARGAINLAAVETALTRAFGHDRLKAVALLVNSPGGAPTQSGLVAERIRQLADEKGVPVLAFCEDVAASGGYWLACAADEIYAHRTSMVGSIGVISGGFGFTGLLERFGIERRLHTAGANKSRLDPFSPEKPEDVEWLKKMHTQLHELFVNWVKERRGDRLTDTEDLFTGDVWLGAKALDLGLIDGLGSLRQIITERYPDAEISVAEPKKPLLARLGLGAPAAASAVLDAVTQKAAWARFGL is encoded by the coding sequence ATGAGCGTTACGGACAAACTGGCTTCGCGGATCCCGGTGCTCGCCGACCGGGTCGAGCGCAAGGACGTCGTGGCCGTGGTGAAGCTGCACGGCGTGATCACGCCGTCGCCGTCGCCGCTGGCCAGGGGCGCGATCAACCTCGCCGCCGTGGAAACGGCGCTGACCAGGGCGTTCGGGCACGATCGGCTCAAGGCGGTCGCGTTGCTGGTGAATTCGCCGGGCGGCGCGCCGACGCAGTCGGGGTTGGTGGCCGAGCGGATCCGGCAGCTGGCCGACGAGAAGGGCGTGCCGGTGCTGGCGTTCTGCGAGGACGTCGCCGCGTCGGGCGGGTACTGGCTGGCCTGCGCCGCCGACGAGATCTACGCGCACCGCACGTCGATGGTCGGCTCGATCGGCGTGATCAGCGGCGGCTTCGGGTTCACCGGCCTGCTGGAGCGCTTCGGCATCGAGCGCCGGCTGCACACGGCGGGCGCGAACAAGTCGCGGCTGGACCCGTTCTCGCCGGAGAAGCCCGAAGACGTCGAGTGGCTGAAGAAGATGCACACCCAGCTCCACGAGCTGTTCGTGAACTGGGTGAAGGAGCGCCGCGGCGATCGGCTGACCGACACGGAGGACCTGTTCACCGGCGACGTCTGGCTCGGCGCGAAGGCGCTCGACCTGGGCCTGATCGACGGTCTCGGCAGCCTCCGGCAGATCATCACCGAGCGCTACCCGGACGCCGAGATCTCGGTGGCCGAGCCGAAGAAGCCGCTGCTCGCGCGCCTCGGCCTCGGGGCACCGGCGGCGGCGTCGGCGGTGCTGGACGCGGTGACGCAGAAGGCGGCCTGGGCGCGCTTCGGCCTCTGA
- a CDS encoding DHA2 family efflux MFS transporter permease subunit, translated as MTTAVRPDAALWRLGGVLIMGAVLSILDATIVTVGIGSIAHDLDSPLTTVQWVASAYLLAASAAIPLSGWLTDRFGGRAVWLAAVAIFTAGTLLCGFAWSAPALIAFRVLHGLGGGLMQPVGQAVFAQAAGPALGRMIGVITLPATVAPVLGPMLGGALVAGLGWRWMFFGIVPLGVATFLCARRLLPAPAPGGVPAALDVRGLALLSPGLGAFVYGLAEGVVVAWVAGAALLLAYGVHASRVASPVLELALFRNKGFAVASASTFLLGASLYSSMLLLPLYYEQVEQASALRAGLLLAPQALGSAAVMLASGRLLARFGPRRTMLAGIALSLLGTIAFTQLGSAPGGALLTLSLLIRGAGLGAATAPGMTTLYGSLERSHIPRAASAFNVVNRIGGSLGTALLAAILHSELTAAPAPAAFGTTFTWALALSALTLIPALFFPQRSTR; from the coding sequence ATGACAACGGCAGTCCGGCCGGATGCGGCGCTGTGGCGGCTCGGCGGTGTGCTGATCATGGGCGCGGTGCTGTCGATCCTCGACGCGACGATCGTGACCGTCGGGATCGGCTCGATCGCCCACGACCTGGACAGCCCGCTGACCACGGTGCAGTGGGTGGCGAGTGCGTACCTGCTCGCGGCCTCGGCGGCGATCCCGCTGTCGGGCTGGCTGACCGACCGCTTCGGCGGCCGCGCGGTCTGGCTGGCGGCGGTGGCGATCTTCACCGCGGGCACGCTGCTGTGCGGCTTCGCCTGGTCCGCGCCGGCGTTGATCGCGTTCCGGGTGCTGCACGGGCTGGGCGGCGGGCTGATGCAGCCGGTCGGGCAGGCGGTGTTCGCACAGGCGGCGGGTCCGGCGCTGGGCCGGATGATCGGCGTGATCACCCTGCCGGCCACGGTGGCCCCGGTGCTGGGCCCGATGCTCGGCGGTGCGCTGGTGGCGGGCTTGGGGTGGCGCTGGATGTTCTTCGGCATCGTCCCGCTGGGCGTGGCGACGTTCCTCTGCGCCCGGCGGCTCCTCCCGGCTCCGGCGCCGGGCGGCGTGCCTGCCGCGTTGGACGTCCGGGGGCTCGCGTTGCTCTCGCCCGGCCTCGGCGCGTTCGTCTACGGCTTGGCCGAGGGTGTGGTCGTCGCCTGGGTGGCCGGGGCCGCGCTGCTGCTGGCGTACGGCGTCCACGCGTCCCGAGTGGCTTCGCCGGTGCTCGAGCTGGCGCTGTTCCGGAACAAGGGGTTCGCGGTCGCGAGCGCGAGCACGTTCCTGCTGGGAGCGTCGCTGTACAGCTCGATGCTGCTGCTTCCGCTGTACTACGAGCAGGTCGAGCAGGCGAGCGCGTTGCGGGCCGGCCTGCTGCTGGCGCCTCAGGCACTCGGCTCGGCGGCAGTCATGCTGGCGAGCGGCCGGCTCTTGGCCCGCTTCGGGCCGCGGCGCACGATGCTGGCCGGGATCGCGCTGTCCCTGCTGGGCACGATCGCGTTCACCCAGCTTGGCTCGGCCCCCGGCGGTGCCCTGCTGACGCTGTCCCTCCTGATCCGCGGCGCCGGGCTGGGCGCGGCGACGGCACCCGGCATGACCACGCTGTACGGCTCGCTGGAGCGGTCCCACATCCCCCGGGCGGCGAGCGCGTTCAACGTGGTCAACCGGATCGGCGGCTCGCTGGGCACCGCTCTGCTGGCCGCGATCCTCCACAGTGAACTCACGGCCGCCCCGGCCCCGGCGGCGTTCGGCACCACGTTCACGTGGGCACTGGCGCTTTCGGCGCTGACCTTGATCCCCGCACTTTTCTTCCCCCAGAGGAGCACCCGGTGA
- the mca gene encoding mycothiol conjugate amidase Mca, translated as MTYRLLSVHAHPDDESSKCAATLARYAAEGVEVLVATCTGGERGDVLNPALDTPETWADLPAIRRREMAAAAEILGVRQRFLGLVDSGLPAEGEPLPEGCFAALPLSEAAAPLVALIREFRPHVVITYDETGGYPHPDHIRTHEVTVEAFTAAADPARYPGTGEPWQPQKLYYQATLSRAWFQALHEATLAAGLESSMAEVLNELPPDKFPVTTKIRCEAHFATRDRALLAHATQVDPAHPFFAHSREIERQVWPHEDYHLAHPAPGPHLEEDLFTGVTP; from the coding sequence GTGACTTACCGCCTGTTGAGCGTCCACGCCCACCCGGACGACGAGTCCAGCAAGTGCGCGGCCACCCTGGCGCGCTATGCGGCTGAAGGCGTCGAGGTCCTGGTCGCCACCTGCACCGGCGGCGAACGCGGCGACGTCCTGAACCCGGCCCTCGACACGCCCGAGACGTGGGCGGACCTCCCGGCGATCCGCCGTCGCGAGATGGCCGCGGCCGCCGAGATCTTGGGCGTCCGCCAGCGTTTCCTCGGACTGGTCGATTCCGGCCTCCCCGCCGAGGGCGAGCCCTTGCCCGAGGGCTGCTTCGCGGCCCTGCCGCTCTCGGAAGCGGCGGCGCCGCTGGTGGCGCTGATCCGCGAGTTCCGCCCGCACGTGGTGATCACGTACGACGAAACGGGCGGCTACCCCCACCCGGACCACATCCGCACCCACGAGGTGACGGTCGAGGCTTTCACCGCGGCCGCCGACCCCGCCCGCTATCCCGGCACGGGCGAGCCGTGGCAGCCGCAAAAGCTGTACTACCAGGCCACTCTGAGCCGCGCCTGGTTCCAGGCCCTGCACGAGGCAACCCTGGCCGCCGGCCTGGAATCCTCAATGGCCGAGGTCTTGAACGAACTCCCACCCGACAAATTCCCGGTAACGACCAAAATCCGCTGCGAGGCCCACTTCGCCACGCGCGACCGAGCCCTCTTGGCCCACGCCACCCAGGTAGACCCGGCCCACCCGTTTTTCGCCCACTCACGCGAAATCGAGCGCCAAGTCTGGCCCCACGAGGACTACCACCTCGCCCACCCCGCCCCAGGCCCCCACCTCGAAGAAGACCTCTTCACCGGAGTAACTCCATAA
- a CDS encoding cation acetate symporter: protein MQLNPWALTGIVLVAVVTPYLGHRSSRSATSTHDFLVARRTVRSRRNAAAISGEYLSAASFLGIAGIVLKDGADALWFPIGFTAGYLALMLFVAAPLRRSGAYTLPDFVEMRLGSQGLRRFSTAFVVFIGILYMAPQLQGAGLTLATVVPVPAWAGAIVVMILVAFNVISGGMRAITVVQAFQYWLKLFAIAVPAFVLCMVFFTGGGPDGFRPLGAPAPPVFINDTTVDVQTDVTLHVTSDTYLYAYGRTDNGPAAGPTHWTPLAPHTVSEGTKLKFVAGTPVPVVSDASADNANWLHPASGSLTDLLQTYSLMFATFLGTMGLPHVLVRFYTNPDGKAARRTTVHVLLLLGLFYLFPTLLGALSRMYVPELLVTGKTDAAILQLPSAILPGVGGQLLGAVTAAGAFAAFLSSTSGLLVSVAGVVSTDLLPGRVRDFRVAAGLVALFPIGLAVALRPEDISLSIGLTFALAASTFSPLLVLGIWWRKLSWPGALAGMFVGGGLVLAALIVNVVSGYTGGWAPWFVNQPALITVPAAFVTTYLVSRVTGYGRPEHVHDIMLRLHAPDPLGFMRDRAVARFGQAEEKTRIAGRGRHRK, encoded by the coding sequence GTGCAGTTGAACCCGTGGGCCTTGACCGGCATCGTGCTGGTCGCGGTGGTGACGCCCTACCTCGGTCACCGCTCCTCGCGGTCGGCGACGAGCACGCACGACTTCCTGGTCGCGCGGCGCACCGTGCGGTCCCGCCGCAACGCCGCCGCGATCTCCGGCGAATACCTGTCCGCGGCCTCGTTCCTCGGCATCGCCGGAATCGTGCTCAAGGACGGCGCCGACGCGCTGTGGTTCCCGATCGGCTTCACCGCGGGGTACCTCGCCCTGATGCTGTTCGTGGCGGCGCCGCTGCGCCGGTCCGGGGCCTACACGCTGCCCGACTTCGTCGAAATGCGGCTCGGCTCGCAGGGCCTGCGCCGGTTCTCCACGGCGTTCGTCGTGTTCATCGGGATCCTGTACATGGCCCCGCAGCTGCAGGGCGCCGGCCTGACCCTGGCGACGGTCGTGCCGGTGCCGGCGTGGGCGGGCGCCATCGTGGTCATGATCCTCGTGGCCTTCAACGTGATCTCCGGCGGGATGCGCGCGATCACCGTGGTCCAGGCGTTCCAGTACTGGCTCAAGCTGTTCGCGATCGCGGTGCCCGCCTTCGTGCTGTGCATGGTCTTCTTCACCGGCGGCGGCCCGGACGGGTTCCGGCCGCTCGGTGCGCCCGCGCCGCCGGTGTTCATCAACGACACCACGGTGGACGTGCAGACCGACGTCACGCTGCACGTCACCTCGGACACCTACCTCTACGCCTACGGCCGCACCGACAACGGCCCGGCGGCCGGGCCGACACACTGGACCCCGCTGGCGCCGCACACGGTTTCCGAAGGCACCAAGCTGAAGTTCGTGGCCGGCACGCCGGTCCCGGTGGTCAGTGACGCGAGCGCGGACAACGCGAACTGGCTGCACCCGGCATCGGGCAGCCTCACCGACCTGCTCCAGACGTACTCGCTGATGTTCGCGACGTTCCTCGGCACGATGGGCCTGCCCCACGTGCTGGTGCGCTTCTACACCAACCCCGACGGCAAGGCCGCGCGCCGCACGACCGTGCACGTCCTGCTGCTGCTGGGGCTGTTCTACCTGTTCCCGACGCTGCTGGGCGCGCTGTCGCGGATGTACGTCCCCGAGCTGCTGGTGACCGGGAAGACGGACGCGGCGATCCTGCAGCTGCCGTCGGCGATCCTGCCCGGGGTCGGCGGCCAGCTCCTCGGCGCGGTCACCGCGGCCGGCGCGTTCGCCGCGTTCCTGTCCAGCACGTCCGGGCTGCTGGTGAGCGTGGCCGGGGTGGTGTCGACCGACCTGCTGCCCGGCCGGGTGCGCGACTTCCGGGTGGCGGCCGGGCTGGTCGCGCTGTTCCCGATCGGGCTGGCGGTCGCGTTGCGGCCGGAGGACATCTCGCTCTCGATCGGGCTGACGTTCGCGCTCGCCGCGTCGACGTTCAGCCCGCTGCTCGTGCTGGGCATCTGGTGGCGCAAGCTGTCCTGGCCGGGCGCGCTGGCCGGGATGTTCGTCGGCGGCGGCCTGGTGCTGGCCGCGCTGATCGTCAACGTCGTGAGCGGCTACACCGGCGGCTGGGCACCCTGGTTCGTCAACCAGCCCGCGCTGATCACCGTCCCGGCCGCCTTCGTGACGACGTACCTGGTCAGCCGCGTGACCGGCTACGGCCGCCCGGAGCACGTCCACGACATCATGCTGCGGCTGCACGCACCGGACCCGCTCGGCTTCATGCGGGACAGGGCGGTCGCCCGGTTCGGCCAGGCCGAGGAAAAGACCCGCATCGCCGGCCGCGGCCGGCACCGCAAGTAA
- a CDS encoding LytR/AlgR family response regulator transcription factor — protein sequence MRFTVSAHDDTRKLVVLAVDDEPNGLDELVHCLRNSPHVAKVFPAIDASEALRLLSTDDPRLRERKDRGLPIVDAVFADIDMPGLSGMEMSRVFAALRPSPALVFVTGHAEEAVNAFDLGALDYVLKPYQQDRLDRAISRVLEKLAAAAAPPPGALGGEPVKNDDEVIPVELAGTTKLIPRSSVRWVEAQGDYARLFTTEGSHLVRIPLAQLEERWEKAGFVRIHRSFLVALPLITELRMGQGGYQVVIGNEEKVLPVSRRHTRALKDRLVGSGRNG from the coding sequence ATGCGTTTCACTGTGAGTGCTCACGATGACACCCGGAAGCTCGTGGTCCTGGCTGTGGACGACGAGCCCAACGGTCTTGACGAACTCGTCCACTGCCTGCGCAACAGCCCGCACGTGGCGAAGGTGTTCCCGGCGATCGACGCCTCCGAGGCGCTGCGGTTGCTGTCCACCGACGACCCGCGGCTGCGCGAGCGCAAGGACCGTGGCCTGCCGATCGTCGACGCCGTCTTCGCGGACATCGACATGCCCGGCCTGTCCGGGATGGAGATGTCGCGCGTGTTCGCCGCGCTGCGGCCCTCGCCCGCGCTGGTGTTCGTCACCGGGCACGCCGAAGAAGCCGTCAACGCCTTCGACCTCGGCGCCCTCGACTACGTGCTCAAGCCGTACCAGCAGGATCGCCTCGATCGCGCCATCTCGCGCGTGCTGGAAAAGCTGGCTGCCGCCGCGGCGCCCCCGCCCGGCGCGCTGGGCGGTGAGCCGGTCAAGAACGACGACGAGGTCATCCCGGTCGAGCTGGCCGGCACCACCAAGCTCATCCCGCGCTCCTCGGTCCGCTGGGTCGAAGCGCAGGGCGACTATGCGCGGCTGTTCACCACCGAAGGCAGCCACCTGGTCCGGATCCCGCTCGCCCAGCTCGAAGAGCGCTGGGAGAAAGCCGGCTTCGTCCGCATCCACCGGTCGTTCCTGGTCGCCTTGCCGCTGATCACCGAGCTGCGCATGGGCCAGGGCGGCTACCAGGTCGTCATCGGCAACGAGGAGAAGGTGCTGCCGGTGAGCCGGCGGCACACCCGTGCGCTGAAGGACCGGCTGGTCGGTTCGGGCCGGAACGGCTGA
- a CDS encoding histidine kinase, producing the protein MDAVSGFPLAQIVPWGLVVLLVAAMIVLLVRQRKPASVVEDAMLQAVHRMSKAAPNLRAGLDEDAADKITTQLLQMLDCVAVGITDSEGTLLSWDGEANEHYVDLVDAIGNAIRKHRREVVAHDRMPCNHRGTCRMKTAVIVPLLVEGETEAALIVVGRTRGRLVQMADAVAQFVCTQFELSRLDESKQQLQQAEIKALRAQISPHFVYNALNTISALIRTDPEEARELLQDFADFTRYSFRTSGMFTSLAEELRNIDRYLTIENARFGGRLEVRMKIAPEVLSVVVPFLIIQPLVENAVKHGLASKPSGGCVTVIAQDYGTEALISVEDDGIGMDPRRLKDVKNAHSTGAHVGLGNISQRMQQVFGSDYAVMVETAPGAGMKVTLRVPKFVPGVRPNMPDYSSETDAGEADVPPQGGPAQLNGTEVNGVNGTRSGILPMS; encoded by the coding sequence ATGGACGCCGTGTCCGGGTTCCCGCTTGCGCAGATCGTCCCGTGGGGTCTTGTGGTGCTGCTCGTCGCCGCGATGATCGTGCTGCTGGTGCGGCAGCGCAAGCCGGCCAGCGTGGTGGAGGACGCCATGCTGCAGGCGGTGCACCGGATGTCGAAGGCGGCGCCGAACCTGCGCGCCGGCCTCGACGAGGATGCCGCCGACAAGATCACCACGCAGCTGCTGCAGATGCTCGACTGCGTCGCCGTGGGCATCACCGACAGCGAGGGCACGCTGCTGTCCTGGGACGGCGAGGCCAACGAGCACTACGTCGACCTCGTCGACGCGATCGGCAACGCGATCCGCAAGCACCGCCGCGAGGTCGTGGCGCACGACCGGATGCCGTGCAACCACCGCGGCACCTGCCGGATGAAGACCGCGGTCATCGTGCCGCTGCTGGTGGAGGGCGAGACCGAGGCGGCGCTGATCGTCGTCGGCCGCACCCGCGGGCGGCTGGTGCAGATGGCCGACGCCGTCGCCCAGTTCGTCTGCACCCAGTTCGAGCTGTCCCGGCTCGACGAGTCGAAGCAGCAGCTCCAGCAGGCCGAGATCAAGGCGCTGCGCGCGCAGATCTCGCCGCACTTCGTCTACAACGCGCTCAACACGATCTCCGCGCTGATCCGCACGGATCCCGAAGAGGCCCGAGAGCTGCTTCAGGACTTCGCCGACTTCACGCGCTACTCGTTCCGGACGTCGGGCATGTTCACCTCGCTCGCCGAGGAGCTGCGCAACATCGACCGCTACCTGACCATCGAGAACGCCCGCTTCGGCGGCCGGCTCGAGGTGCGGATGAAGATCGCGCCCGAGGTGCTCAGCGTCGTCGTGCCGTTCCTGATCATCCAGCCGCTGGTGGAGAACGCGGTCAAGCACGGCCTCGCGAGCAAGCCCAGCGGCGGCTGCGTCACGGTGATCGCGCAGGACTACGGCACCGAAGCGCTGATCAGCGTCGAGGACGACGGCATCGGCATGGACCCGCGGCGGCTGAAGGACGTCAAGAACGCGCACAGCACCGGCGCGCACGTCGGGCTCGGCAACATCAGCCAGCGCATGCAGCAGGTCTTCGGCAGCGACTACGCGGTGATGGTCGAGACCGCGCCCGGCGCCGGCATGAAGGTCACGCTGCGGGTGCCGAAGTTCGTCCCGGGCGTCCGGCCGAACATGCCGGACTACAGCTCCGAGACCGACGCCGGCGAGGCCGACGTCCCGCCCCAGGGCGGCCCTGCTCAGCTGAACGGCACCGAGGTGAACGGCGTCAACGGCACGCGCTCCGGCATCCTCCCCATGAGCTGA